A genomic window from Lotus japonicus ecotype B-129 chromosome 1, LjGifu_v1.2 includes:
- the LOC130730875 gene encoding 60S ribosomal protein L21-1: MPAGHGLRSRTRDSFSRPFRKKGTIPLTTYLRTYRIGDYVDVRVNGAVHKGMPHKFYHGRTGRVWNVTKRAIGVEVNKQVGNRIIRKRIHVRVEHVMPSRCTEEFRLRKVKNDQLKAEAKAKGEVISTKRQPAGPKPGFMVEGATLETVTPIPYDVVNDLKGGY, from the exons ATGCCTGCCGGTCACGGTCTTAGATCTCGCACCAGAGACTCCTTCTCTCGCCCCTTCAGGAAGAAGGGAACCATCCCCCTCACCACCTACCTCCGTACGTACCGCATCGGCGACTACGTCGACGTCAGAGTTAACGGCGCCGTCCACAAGGGTATGCCTCACAAGTTCTACCATGGCCGCACCGGTCGTGTCTGGAATGTCACCAAGCGCGCCATCGGCGTCGAGGTCAACAAGCAG GTGGGAAACCGGATTATCAGGAAGAGAATTCATGTGCGTGTGGAGCATGTGATGCCATCCCGTTGCACTGAGGAGTTCCGTCTCAGGAAGGTTAAGAATGATCAGCTGAAGGCCGAGGCTAAGGCCAAGGGTGAGGTGATCAGCACCAAGAGGCAGCCTGCTGGGCCCAAACCAGGTTTCATGGTTGAAGGCGCCACATTGGAGACTGTCACTCCTATTCCATATGATGTGGTTAATGACCTCAAAGGGGGCTACTAG
- the LOC130730872 gene encoding uncharacterized protein LOC130730872, giving the protein MGRLATLSEEPINEQDDDGRRKAYWRKWNWVMFKTHFSFHNKKPDLKILLSVLASPLFPVPPKPKPPINQVSGSAQYIIQHFTAATGCRKLEGKVKNVFSTGKVAMGVVDEVGGVSEKGCFVMWQMVPDKWQIELVVAGHKVVAGCDGTVAWRHTPWLGPHAAKGGGVRPLRRAIQGLDPLAVSAVFDAAQYMGEKQISGMDCFVLKLSADQTDLVDRSDNTAEMIKHVTFGYFSQRNGLLVYLEDSYLTRIQSPGTHPTYWETTMSTTIEDYKHVDDVMIAHSGQSTVIITRFGEILKAGPSITRLEESWTIDDVAFNVPGLSMDCFIPPKELQKDYPQEDLDWRSPLHR; this is encoded by the exons ATGGGTCGACTCGCCACATTATCAGAAGAACCCATCAACGAGCAAGATGATGATGGAAGAAGGAAAGCATATTGGCGCAAATGGAACTGGGTGATGTTCAAAACTCACTTCAGCTTCCACAACAAGAAGCCTGACCTCAAAATCCTCCTCAGTGTTCTTGCTTCCCCTCTCTTCCCTGTTCCTCCCAAACCCAAACCACCCATCAATCAG GTGTCAGGATCAGCTCAGTATATCATCCAGCACTTCACGGCAGCAACAGGGTGCCGGAAGTTGGAGGGGAAGGTGAAGAACGTGTTCTCCACAGGGAAGGTGGCGATGGGGGTGGTGGATGAGGTTGGAGGAGTCTCTGAAAAAGGGTGCTTTGTCATGTGGCAAATGGTCCCAGATAAGTGGCAGATTGAGCTGGTTGTGGCCGGCCACAAGGTTGTTGCTGGTTGCGACGGAACCGTCGCGTGGCGCCACACCCCTTGGCTCGGACCTCATGCCGCCAAAGGTGGTGGCGTGCGCCCTCTTCGTCGCGCTATTCAG GGACTAGACCCTTTGGCAGTGTCTGCTGTATTCGATGCTGCACAATACATGGGAGAAAAACAAATCTCAGGCATGGATTGTTTTGTGTTGAAGTTATCAGCTGATCAAACGGACTTAGTTGACCGCAGTGATAACACTGCAGAGATGATCAAGCATGTTACATTTGGTTACTTCAGCCAGAGAAATGGATTACTGGTTTATTTAGAAGACTCTTACTTGACAAGGATTCAATCACCTGGTACACACCCCACATACTGGGAAACCACAATGTCAACAACAATTGAGGATTATAAGCATGTGGATGATGTGATGATTGCACATTCTGGCCAATCAACAGTCATCATCACAAGGTTTGGGGAAATTTTAAAGGCAGGCCCTTCCATCACACGGTTGGAAGAATCATGGACCATTGATGATGTTGCATTCAATGTTCCAGGCTTATCCATGGACTGCTTCATACCACCCAAGGAACTCCAGAAAGATTATCCACAAGAAGATCTAGATTGGAGGTCACCCTTACATAGATGA
- the LOC130730874 gene encoding carbon catabolite repressor protein 4 homolog 1-like, which produces MLSVLRVHLPSDIPIVGCELTPYVLLRRPDKTVTTDDALETAPLDGHFLRYKWYRVQSDKKVAVCSVHPSEQATLQCLGCVKAKIPVSKSYHCTPKCFSDAWQHHRVLHDRAASAVNENGNEEEEVFGRFNNAGSGSINTSLSASASSGSLTNGSAPLYPAAVTQRSGGETWFEVGRSKTYTPTADDIGHVLKFECVVVDAETKLPVGHANTILTSRVIPAPSPSPRRLIPVDGMGNVDADGRVSSSGTFTVLSYNILSDSYASSDLYNYCPSWALSWPYRRQNLLREIVGYRADIICLQEVQNDHYEEFFAPELDKHGYNGLYKRKTNEVFNGNINTIDGCATFFRRDRFSHVKKYEVEFNKAAQSLTDAMIPTTQKKSALNRLVKDNVALIVVLEAKVNNQPVDNPGKRQLLCVANTHVNVHQDLKDVKLWQVHTLLKGLEKIAASADIPMLVCGDFNSNPGSAPHALLAMGKVDPSHPDLAIDPLSILRPHSKLVHQLPLVSAYSSFARTIGLGYEQHKRRLDSATNEPLFTNVTRDFIGALDYIFYTADSLVVESLLELLDEESLRKDTALPSPEWSSDHIALLAEFRCCKNRSRR; this is translated from the exons ATGCTGAGCGTGCTGCGTGTGCACCTTCCCTCTGACATTCCTATTGTTGGCTGTGAGCTCACGCCTTACGTGCTCCTCCGCCGGCCTGACAAGACTGTTACCACCGATGATGCTCTCGAAACTGCCCCTCTAGACGGCCATTTCTTGCGCTACAAGTG GTATCGTGTACAAAGTGATAAAAAGGTTGCGGTTTGTAGTGTACATCCATCCGAGCAGGCCACACTGCAGTGCCTAGGTTGTGTTAAGGCTAAAATACCTGTTTCCAAAAGTTACCATTGCACTCCAAAGTGTTTTTCAGATGCATGGCAGCATCATCGTGTTTTGCATGACCGTGCTGCTAGTGCAGTTAATGAAAATGGAAATGAGGAAGAGGAAGTATTTGGGCGATTTAATAATGCTGGGTCTGGGTCAATAAATACCAGCTTATCTGCCTCTGCATCAAGTGGTAGCTTGACAAATGGGTCAGCACCTCTGTATCCAGCAGCTGTTACACAACGAAGTGGTGGTGAAACTTGGTTTGAAGTTGGACGGTCTAAGACATATACCCCAACAGCTGATGACATCGGTCATGTCCTTAAATTTGAGTGTGTTGTAGTTGATGCAGAGACAAAACTTCCTGTGGGACATGCAAACACTATACTAACTTCTCGTGTTATTCCTGCTCCCTCTCCTAGTCCACGCCGACTGATACCTGTTGACGGGATGGGGAATGTAGATGCAGATGGGCGTGTATCATCTTCGGGAACTTTTACTGTTTTGTCATACAATATATTGTCTGATTCATATGCTTCAAGTGATCTATACAATTACTGCCCTTCATGGGCTCTTTCTTGGCCATATCGGAGGCAAAATTTGTTGCGCGAAATAGTTGGTTACCGTGCTGATATCATTTGTCTTCAGGAG GTTCAAAATGACCACTATGAAGAGTTTTTCGCTCCTGAGCTGGACAAACATGGCTATAATGGTctttacaaaagaaaaacaaatgag GTTTTCAATGGCAATATTAATACAATTGATGGTTGTGCTACATTTTTCCGAAGAGACAGATTTTCACATGTGAAGAAATATGAG GTTGAATTTAATAAGGCTGCACAGTCTTTAACAGATGCCATGATTCCAACCACTCAGAAGAAATCTGCTTTGAATCGACTGGTTAAG GATAATGTTGCGCTAATAGTGGTTTTAGAAGCAaaagttaataaccagcctgtTGATAATCCAGGAAAAAGACAGCTTCTTTGTGTG GCGAATACACATGTAAATGTCCACCAAGATTTAAAGGATGTCAAACTCTGGCAG GTGCACACTCTCCTGAAAGGATTGGAGAAAATTGCTGCAAGTGCAGATATTCCAATGTTAGTTTGTGGGGACTTCAATTCAAATCCGGGAAG TGCTCCTCATGCACTTCTTGCTATGGGTAAGGTTGATCCATCACATCCTGATTTAGCGATTGACCCACTTAGCATATTGCGTCCTCACAGCAAGTTAGTTCACCAGTTGCCTCTG GTCAGTGCTTATTCTTCATTTGCAAGGACAATTGGTCTTGGATATGAGCAGCATAAGCGAAGACTTGATAGTGCAACAAATGAACCTTTATTCACAAATGTCACAAGGGATTTTATTGGCGCTCTTGACTACATATTTTACACAG CTGATTCATTGGTTGTGGAGTCATTATTGGAGCTATTGGATGAGGAGAGTTTGAGGAAAGACACAGCACTCCCTTCTCCTGAATGGTCATCAGATCATATAGCTCTCTTAGCAGAGTTTCGCTGCTGCAAGAATAGATCTAGGCGTTGA
- the LOC130730873 gene encoding protein WHAT'S THIS FACTOR 9, mitochondrial: MVVARTMNRNGVVPWMKLQWRGIAKVRLKWVKNRSLDHIIDKETDLKAASLLKDAINRSSTGFLTAKSFSGWQKLLGLTVPVLRFIRRYPTLFHEFPHPRWPSLPCFRLTDTALLLHSQEQSLHNHHENDTVERLSKFLMMTKTRTVPLVSLYPLKWDIGLPDSFEKTLIPKFPDQFQFVKAPNGVSAVRLSKWCEEFAVSALQKSNERDGGDDGYRDFKRGKAALVFPMRFPRGYGAQKKVRFWMDEFHKLPYISPYADSSKIDPNSDLMEKRVVGVLHELLSLTMHKKTKRNYLRSLREELNLPHKFTRIFTRYPGIFYLSLKCKTTTVTLREGYARGKLVDPHPLVRHRDKFYHVMKTGLLYRGDGSIPKPEGGALLLDEIGDEGSEEEEVETSDEFSEGEVSGSDSE, from the coding sequence ATGGTTGTTGCAAGAACGATGAACAGAAATGGCGTGGTTCCTTGGATGAAGCTCCAATGGCGGGGCATAGCGAAAGTGCGTTTGAAGTGGGTGAAGAATCGAAGCCTCGACCACATCATCGACAAGGAAACCGATCTCAAAGCCGCTTCCCTCCTCAAAGACGCAATCAACCGTTCCTCCACCGGCTTCCTCACCGCAAAGTCCTTCTCCGGCTGGCAAAAGCTTCTCGGCCTCACCGTCCCCGTTCTCCGCTTCATCCGCCGCTACCCCACCCTCTTCCACGAGTTCCCTCATCCTCGCTGGCCCTCCCTCCCCTGCTTCCGCTTAACCGACACCGCACTCCTCCTTCACTCTCAGGAGCAATCCCTCCACAACCACCACGAAAACGACACCGTTGAGAGGCTCTCCAAGTTCCTCATGATGACGAAAACCCGCACTGTTCCCCTTGTCTCCCTCTACCCTCTCAAATGGGACATTGGTTTGCCTGATTCCTTCGAGAAAACCCTAATCCCCAAATTCCCTGACCAATTTCAATTCGTTAAGGCCCCCAACGGCGTCTCCGCGGTGCGATTATCCAAATGGTGTGAGGAATTCGCGGTCTCCGCATTGCAGAAGAGCAATGAGCGTGACGGTGGTGATGATGGGTATAGGGACTTCAAGAGAGGGAAGGCGGCGCTGGTGTTTCCGATGAGGTTTCCGAGGGGTTACGGGGCGCAGAAGAAGGTGAGGTTTTGGATGGATGAGTTTCACAAGCTGCCTTACATTTCACCCTATGCTGATTCCTCTAAGATTGATCCAAACAGTGATTTGATGGAGAAGCGTGTTGTTGGGGTTCTTCATGAGCTTTTGAGTTTGACTATGCacaagaaaaccaagaggaactACTTGAGAAGCTTGAGGGAGGAGTTGAATCTTCCTCACAAGTTTACCAGGATTTTTACTAGGTATCCAGGGATATTTTATCTCTCATTGAAGTGTAAGACGACGACGGTTACTCTCCGGGAAGGGTATGCCAGGGGAAAGCTTGTGGACCCTCATCCTCTTGTTCGCCATAGAGACAAGTTCTACCATGTCATGAAGACGGGGCTTCTTTATCGCGGTGATGGCTCAATCCCCAAACCTGAGGGTGGTGCTTTGCTGCTTGATGAAATAGGGGATGAGGGTTCTGAGGAGGAAGAGGTTGAAACAAGTGATGAATTCTCCGAGGGTGAAGTTTCAGGGTCGGATAGTGAATGA